One Flavobacterium sp. 90 DNA segment encodes these proteins:
- the deoC gene encoding deoxyribose-phosphate aldolase translates to MNVKQYLDSTYLKTASQAGLTEAENEGVVKNVISEAILEGFKLIMIRPEYVTLAKEMILKANSTLLIGTVIDFPEGTSSIESKIKEANEAIENGADDLDFVCNYEAFKRGEITLLKEEILFGTQIGLANNKTVKWIIEVAALTDKEIIQLSALIKNVVMSNFKEENYASVFVKSSTGFFKTEDNAPNGATIPTIIMMLENASPLQVKAAGGVRSYDEAIEMIRLGVKRIGTSAAKTIANGENTTNQY, encoded by the coding sequence ATGAATGTCAAGCAATATTTGGATTCGACTTATTTAAAAACTGCCTCTCAAGCCGGACTTACAGAAGCCGAAAATGAGGGTGTAGTAAAGAATGTAATTAGTGAAGCAATTCTGGAAGGATTTAAGTTAATTATGATTCGTCCGGAATATGTGACTTTGGCCAAAGAAATGATTTTGAAAGCCAACTCGACTTTGCTAATTGGTACCGTTATTGATTTTCCAGAAGGTACATCAAGTATTGAATCGAAGATCAAAGAAGCAAATGAAGCAATCGAAAATGGAGCAGACGATTTAGATTTTGTTTGTAATTATGAAGCCTTCAAACGAGGTGAAATTACTTTATTAAAAGAAGAAATCTTATTTGGAACTCAGATAGGTTTAGCAAATAATAAAACAGTAAAATGGATTATTGAAGTTGCTGCCTTAACGGATAAAGAAATTATTCAGCTCTCGGCATTGATAAAAAATGTTGTGATGTCAAACTTTAAAGAAGAGAATTATGCTTCTGTTTTTGTAAAGTCATCAACAGGTTTTTTTAAAACTGAAGATAATGCGCCAAACGGAGCGACCATTCCAACGATTATAATGATGTTAGAAAATGCATCGCCTTTACAGGTAAAAGCTGCCGGAGGAGTAAGGTCGTATGATGAAGCAATAGAAATGATTCGTTTAGGTGTTAAACGTATCGGAACTTCGGCTGCAAAAACAATTGCAAACGGAGAAAATACCACAAATCAATATTAA
- a CDS encoding VanZ family protein yields the protein MPKQLLLIWAIICSGIIAYFCLVDSSKIPVVNFPSIDKIVHFCFHFGFTISWIVFFKKELKGREADDYKAYLISFIFSVFFGITIEILQSVLTITRASDVTDVLANALGATIAVFTAIAFKKQLDKI from the coding sequence GTGCCTAAACAGTTACTATTAATCTGGGCAATTATTTGTTCGGGAATTATTGCTTATTTCTGTCTTGTTGATTCCAGTAAGATTCCTGTAGTAAATTTTCCGAGCATTGATAAAATTGTGCATTTTTGTTTTCATTTTGGATTTACAATTTCCTGGATTGTATTCTTTAAGAAAGAGCTTAAAGGAAGAGAAGCGGATGATTATAAAGCATATTTGATTTCGTTTATATTTTCTGTTTTTTTTGGAATTACTATCGAGATTTTACAAAGTGTCCTGACAATTACACGAGCATCAGATGTAACAGATGTTTTAGCAAATGCACTTGGTGCAACTATAGCGGTTTTTACCGCGATAGCCTTCAAGAAGCAATTAGATAAAATATAA
- the gcvH gene encoding glycine cleavage system protein GcvH produces the protein MSIPANLKYTKDHEWVSIEGDVATVGITHFAQKELGDIVYVEVETLDQTLDKDEVFGTVEAVKTVSDLFLPLTGEIIAFNESLESAPETVNSDPYGDGWMIKIKIADASEVEGLLSAEAYTQLIGA, from the coding sequence ATGAGCATACCAGCAAATTTAAAGTACACAAAAGATCACGAATGGGTTAGCATCGAAGGAGATGTTGCAACTGTAGGAATTACTCATTTTGCACAAAAAGAGTTAGGAGATATCGTGTATGTTGAAGTAGAAACTTTAGATCAGACACTTGATAAAGATGAGGTTTTTGGAACAGTTGAGGCGGTTAAAACTGTTTCTGATTTGTTTTTACCTTTAACAGGAGAAATTATTGCTTTTAATGAAAGCTTGGAAAGTGCTCCTGAAACTGTAAATTCTGATCCTTATGGAGATGGATGGATGATTAAAATAAAAATTGCTGATGCATCAGAAGTAGAAGGTTTATTATCTGCTGAGGCTTACACACAATTGATCGGTGCCTAA
- the sprA gene encoding cell surface protein SprA, which produces MRKICIFLLVLFCGNVLRAQVNPAVKDTTKTQFSVGKVEIEDPPSILSAYRYDPITDRYIYTSSVDGFSINYPIVLTPKEYEDLVLKESRRDYFKKKSDAIDGKKAGSEANKKNLLPRYYINSSLFESVFGSNTIDVKPTGSVEMDLGIRYTKQDNPSFSPRNRSSLTFDFDQRISMSLMGKVGTRLDVNANYDTQSTFAFQNLFKLAYSPSEDDIIQKVEVGNVSMPLNSTLIRGAQSLFGVKTQLQFGKTTITGVFSEQKSQTKSIVAEGGGTVQNFDLYALDYDNDRHFFLSQYFRNKYDASLKGYPFIDSRVQVTRIEVWVTNKQNRVSTTSNNLRNVIALQDLGEAQATGIPDNQVVVVSPTTGFFSNPVDSPAENDNNKYDPAAIGQSGSFLNSNIREIVTAKSGFNSANVSEGTDYSILENARKLNANEFTFNAQLGYISLQQRLANDEILAVAYEYTIGGKVYQVGEFGSDGVDGTIVTGNTPSNQAIITQSLILKMLKSSLTNVQNPVWNLMMKNVYQIPQAYQIKQDDFRLNILYTDPSPINYITPVQGSTFPPNPAPDNKVDQTPLLNVFNLDRLNYNNDPQTGGDGFFDYLPGITVDVQNGRIIFTTKEPFGKLLFDKLNTGSGENYNDPSTYNPNQKKYVFNNMYRNTQSGALQDSDKNKFLLRGKYKSSGSNGIPIGAFNVPQGSVVVMAAGRRLVEGIDYSVDYQLGRVQILDPSLQASNTPIEVSLENNSIFGQQTRRFMGFNIEHKISDNFIVGGTFLKMTERPFTQKSSYGQESVNNTIFGFNGTYSTEVPFFTRLVNKLPNIDTDVPSNLSIRGEVAFLRPDAPKASDFEGEATIYVDDFEGSQSTIDMRSAYAWSLASTPFINTAGDPTFNANFDDLRYGYKRAKLAWYTIDPIFYTSKPSGISNDDLSLNTTRRIYSRELYPNTDIAQGQIQVINTLDLSYYPSDRGPYNNNPNFSTDPASSNFGGIMRALNSTNFEQGNVEYIQFWVLDPYVGNGEAQTNNTGKIYFNLGEVSEDVLKDGRKQYENGLGPGQIMVNPQPIWGDVPASQSLIYAFDTNPDNRRNQDVGLDGLPDAREGSVYTNYAGDEDPAADNYTYYLNTTGGVLDRYKKYNGVENNSAVSIDDPNRGSTTLPDVEDINRDNTMSTINAYYEYSIDIKPGMQVGQNYITDIRDVSNIELPNGGTTNARWIQFKIPVSQPQKTIGNITDFRSIRFMRMFMTGFSNQMTMRFGALDLVRGEWRRYTGTLDANDTDPTNDGTEFDVSAVNIQENSTKCPVNYVIPPGVQREQLYNNNTIINQNEQALALRVGGSGLQPMDSRAVFKNVSVDMRQYKKLKMFLHAESLPSEATLQDDEMVGFIRFGNDFTQNFYQVEIPLKVTRTGGSCTISPDQVWMEENNIDLALELLTSMKIKAMSLDPASPKRDINGIYYPDNDPDSPGGDGDSRLVLGIKGNPNFGLVRNLMVGVKSRVDHKDIKGEVWFNELRLADLENKGGMAAILNIDTNMADFATVSATGKKSTIGFGSLEQGANERSREDIQQYNIVTNLNLGQLLPHKWGINLPFNYAIGEEVITPEYDPFNQDIKLDQLIRETTDQAEKDNIRTRAVDYTKRRSINFIGVKKDRAPEQKPHIYDVENLTFSQSYNEVNRHDYEVETYQDQQSNTAVNYAYTFQPKEVVPFKTTKFMKTSEYWKILSDFNFNYLPSNITFNTNILRQSNRQQFRDVETQGIPVSPLFRRNFAFNYQYGFGYNLTKSLKLNYTAASNNIVKNFLNDDNTPKQDFNIWDDYLDIGTPNSHIQQLVLNYEIPINKIPVFSFVKASYSYTADYNWQRSSSAFADLPIENPDGSITNYNLGNTIQNANSNTLTTTFNMNMLYKYLGLTPGAKSSKAGAKPKAAAPPKPGEKIVNTAKPVVSNSPFYDGLIGILTSVKNIQVNYTKNSGTVLPGYTPSVGFFGTSRPTLGFVFGSQDDVRYEAAKNGWLTDYQDFNQNFTQVTNKLLKITANIDLLPDLKIDLAMDRAYSQNTSEQYSVDPVSREYLPLSPYTYGMFSISTVLIKTAFSKSDETQSAAFDDFRNNRLIIANRLAEERYGSAPIPRYDVADVPPPPVDPTQEDPFKKQREIYASNQGYPIGYGKSNQAVLLPSFLAAYTGSNASNVSTGIFRDFPIPNWSIKYNGLMRYKFFKDKFKRFSLQNNYRASYTINQFRSNFDYSENPNGQDVNTNFFNKTIMSNVNLVEQFSPLIRVDFELKSSLRILTEIKKDRALSMSFDNNLLTEVRGMEYVVGMGYRFKDVIFSSRLADSPTGIIKSDINIKADFSFRNNQTLVRYLDYDNNQLAAGQNIWSLKMTADYAFSKNLTAIFYYDHSFSKAVISTSFPLTNIRSGFTLRYNFGN; this is translated from the coding sequence ATGCGTAAAATTTGTATTTTTTTGCTGGTTTTATTTTGCGGTAATGTTTTGCGTGCGCAAGTAAATCCGGCGGTCAAAGATACAACCAAGACTCAATTTTCAGTAGGAAAGGTTGAGATTGAAGATCCACCAAGCATACTTTCTGCTTACAGATACGATCCTATTACAGATCGTTATATTTACACAAGTTCAGTTGATGGTTTCTCTATAAATTACCCAATTGTTTTAACGCCAAAAGAATACGAAGATTTAGTTTTGAAAGAATCCAGAAGAGATTATTTCAAAAAGAAATCAGATGCTATCGATGGTAAAAAAGCAGGTAGTGAAGCCAATAAAAAGAATTTATTACCAAGATATTACATTAACTCAAGTCTTTTTGAAAGCGTTTTTGGAAGTAATACAATTGATGTAAAGCCAACAGGATCAGTCGAAATGGATTTGGGTATTCGATATACCAAGCAAGATAATCCTTCATTCTCACCTAGAAACAGGTCAAGCTTAACCTTTGATTTTGATCAGAGAATCAGCATGAGCTTAATGGGTAAAGTAGGAACCAGATTAGATGTAAATGCTAATTATGATACTCAGTCTACATTTGCATTTCAAAACTTATTTAAACTGGCTTATTCACCTTCAGAAGATGATATTATTCAAAAAGTAGAGGTTGGTAACGTTAGTATGCCTTTGAACAGTACGCTTATACGTGGGGCTCAAAGTTTATTTGGGGTTAAAACTCAGCTGCAATTTGGTAAGACAACAATCACGGGAGTTTTCTCAGAACAGAAGTCACAAACAAAGAGTATAGTTGCAGAAGGTGGTGGTACAGTTCAAAATTTTGATTTGTATGCTTTAGACTACGATAACGACAGGCACTTTTTCTTATCACAATACTTTAGAAACAAATATGACGCTTCTTTAAAAGGGTATCCTTTTATTGATAGCCGTGTACAGGTAACGAGAATTGAAGTTTGGGTAACCAACAAACAAAACCGTGTAAGTACTACAAGTAATAACTTGCGTAACGTTATTGCACTTCAGGATTTAGGAGAGGCACAGGCAACCGGTATTCCGGATAATCAGGTTGTAGTTGTATCACCAACAACAGGTTTCTTTAGTAATCCTGTTGATTCTCCTGCAGAAAATGATAATAATAAATATGATCCTGCAGCTATTGGACAATCAGGTTCGTTTTTAAATTCAAATATTAGAGAAATTGTAACGGCAAAATCAGGATTTAATAGTGCAAACGTAAGTGAAGGTACAGATTATTCGATATTAGAAAATGCCAGAAAATTAAATGCGAACGAGTTTACATTTAATGCACAGTTAGGATATATCTCTTTGCAGCAACGTTTGGCAAATGATGAGATCTTGGCTGTAGCCTACGAGTATACCATTGGTGGTAAAGTTTATCAGGTTGGAGAATTTGGTAGTGATGGAGTTGATGGGACAATTGTTACAGGAAACACCCCTTCAAATCAGGCTATTATTACACAAAGTTTAATCTTGAAAATGCTGAAAAGTAGTTTGACAAACGTACAGAATCCAGTTTGGAATTTGATGATGAAAAACGTTTATCAAATTCCTCAGGCGTATCAAATTAAGCAAGATGATTTTAGATTAAACATTCTTTATACAGATCCTTCACCAATAAATTATATTACACCAGTTCAGGGAAGTACTTTTCCTCCAAATCCTGCACCGGATAATAAGGTTGACCAAACGCCATTATTAAATGTTTTTAATCTGGATAGATTAAACTATAATAACGATCCACAAACCGGAGGAGATGGTTTCTTTGATTATCTTCCGGGTATAACGGTAGACGTTCAAAATGGTCGAATTATTTTTACAACCAAAGAGCCTTTTGGAAAACTTTTGTTTGATAAATTAAATACAGGTTCAGGAGAAAACTACAACGATCCTTCTACATACAATCCGAATCAAAAAAAATATGTGTTTAACAACATGTATCGAAATACACAATCCGGAGCATTGCAGGACAGTGACAAAAATAAATTCTTATTAAGAGGAAAATATAAATCATCAGGAAGTAACGGAATTCCAATTGGCGCATTTAACGTGCCACAAGGTTCAGTTGTGGTAATGGCTGCCGGGAGAAGATTAGTGGAAGGAATTGATTACAGTGTGGATTATCAATTAGGGCGAGTACAAATTTTAGACCCTTCACTTCAGGCTTCAAATACACCAATTGAGGTTTCGCTGGAAAACAATTCAATTTTTGGACAGCAAACCAGAAGATTTATGGGATTCAATATCGAACATAAAATTTCGGATAATTTTATTGTTGGCGGAACCTTTTTAAAAATGACCGAAAGACCATTTACTCAAAAATCGAGTTATGGACAGGAATCTGTAAATAATACTATTTTTGGTTTTAACGGAACCTATTCAACAGAAGTTCCATTCTTTACCAGATTAGTAAATAAATTACCAAATATTGATACAGATGTTCCTTCTAATCTTTCGATTCGTGGTGAGGTTGCTTTCTTAAGACCGGATGCTCCAAAAGCAAGTGATTTTGAAGGAGAAGCAACTATATATGTGGATGATTTTGAAGGCTCACAGTCTACGATAGATATGCGATCAGCTTATGCATGGAGTTTAGCTTCTACGCCATTTATTAACACGGCAGGAGATCCTACTTTTAATGCAAATTTTGATGATTTAAGATATGGTTATAAAAGAGCAAAACTGGCTTGGTATACCATTGATCCAATATTTTATACCTCAAAACCATCAGGTATTTCAAACGATGATTTATCATTGAACACAACAAGAAGAATTTACAGCCGTGAATTATATCCAAATACAGATATTGCTCAGGGACAAATTCAGGTTATTAATACACTTGATTTAAGTTATTATCCATCAGACAGAGGTCCGTATAATAACAATCCAAATTTTAGTACAGATCCGGCATCTTCGAATTTTGGTGGAATTATGCGTGCTCTGAATTCTACAAATTTTGAACAGGGGAATGTTGAGTATATTCAGTTTTGGGTTCTGGATCCTTATGTTGGAAACGGAGAAGCACAAACAAATAATACTGGAAAAATATATTTCAATTTAGGAGAGGTTTCTGAAGATGTTTTAAAAGATGGAAGAAAACAATATGAAAATGGATTAGGACCAGGTCAGATAATGGTAAATCCACAGCCAATTTGGGGAGATGTTCCAGCATCACAATCTTTGATTTATGCCTTTGATACAAATCCGGATAATCGTAGAAATCAGGATGTTGGTTTAGATGGTTTACCGGATGCTAGAGAAGGTTCAGTTTATACAAATTATGCGGGAGATGAAGATCCTGCTGCGGATAATTATACTTATTACTTAAATACAACAGGTGGAGTTCTTGATCGTTATAAAAAATATAATGGAGTAGAAAATAACTCTGCCGTAAGTATAGATGATCCTAATCGTGGATCAACAACATTACCGGATGTTGAAGATATTAATCGTGATAATACGATGAGTACTATAAATGCTTATTACGAATATAGTATTGATATTAAACCAGGAATGCAGGTTGGACAGAACTATATTACAGATATTCGTGATGTATCTAATATTGAGTTGCCAAACGGTGGAACAACAAATGCAAGATGGATTCAGTTTAAGATTCCTGTTTCTCAGCCTCAAAAGACCATTGGTAATATCACCGATTTTAGATCTATTCGTTTTATGCGTATGTTTATGACTGGTTTTAGCAATCAGATGACAATGCGTTTTGGAGCTTTAGATTTAGTTCGTGGAGAGTGGAGAAGATACACAGGAACTTTAGACGCAAATGATACAGACCCGACTAATGATGGAACTGAATTTGATGTTTCGGCAGTAAATATTCAGGAAAACAGTACAAAATGTCCTGTGAATTATGTGATTCCACCAGGAGTTCAAAGAGAACAATTGTATAATAACAATACGATAATCAATCAAAACGAGCAAGCGTTAGCATTAAGAGTTGGCGGGTCAGGTTTACAACCGATGGATTCCAGAGCAGTTTTTAAAAATGTAAGCGTAGATATGCGTCAATACAAAAAACTTAAAATGTTCTTGCACGCTGAATCATTACCAAGTGAAGCTACGTTACAAGATGATGAAATGGTAGGGTTTATTCGTTTTGGAAATGACTTTACACAAAACTTCTATCAAGTTGAGATTCCATTAAAAGTAACCAGAACAGGAGGGTCATGTACAATAAGTCCTGATCAGGTTTGGATGGAAGAAAATAATATCGATCTGGCATTGGAGTTGCTGACAAGTATGAAGATTAAAGCGATGAGCCTTGATCCTGCTTCTCCTAAGCGAGATATTAATGGTATTTATTATCCGGATAATGATCCTGATTCTCCAGGCGGCGATGGAGACAGTAGATTGGTATTAGGTATAAAAGGAAATCCTAACTTTGGTTTAGTTCGAAACTTAATGGTCGGAGTAAAAAGTAGAGTAGATCATAAAGATATTAAAGGAGAAGTTTGGTTTAATGAGCTTCGTCTTGCCGATTTAGAGAATAAAGGCGGTATGGCAGCAATATTAAATATTGATACCAATATGGCTGATTTCGCCACAGTTTCGGCAACGGGTAAAAAGAGTACAATTGGTTTCGGATCTCTTGAACAAGGAGCAAACGAAAGAAGTCGTGAAGATATTCAGCAATATAATATTGTTACTAATTTAAATCTGGGTCAGCTATTGCCGCATAAATGGGGAATCAATCTTCCATTTAATTATGCGATTGGAGAAGAGGTAATTACCCCTGAGTATGATCCTTTTAATCAGGATATAAAACTAGATCAGTTGATTAGAGAAACTACCGATCAGGCTGAAAAAGACAATATCAGAACTCGTGCTGTTGATTATACAAAACGAAGAAGTATTAATTTTATTGGAGTAAAAAAGGACAGAGCTCCGGAACAAAAACCGCATATTTATGATGTTGAGAATTTAACATTTTCACAATCATATAATGAGGTTAATCGCCATGATTATGAAGTAGAAACCTATCAGGATCAACAATCGAATACGGCGGTAAATTATGCTTATACTTTTCAGCCAAAAGAAGTAGTTCCTTTTAAGACAACCAAATTCATGAAAACAAGTGAATATTGGAAGATTTTAAGTGACTTTAATTTTAATTACTTACCATCCAATATTACCTTTAATACCAATATTTTAAGACAAAGCAATCGTCAACAGTTTAGAGATGTTGAAACACAAGGGATTCCGGTTTCACCACTTTTCAGAAGGAATTTTGCATTTAATTATCAATATGGTTTTGGATATAATTTGACAAAATCATTGAAATTAAATTATACTGCTGCATCAAATAATATTGTTAAAAATTTCTTGAATGACGATAATACGCCTAAGCAAGATTTTAATATTTGGGATGATTACTTGGATATTGGAACACCAAATTCACACATACAACAATTAGTGTTGAATTACGAAATTCCTATTAATAAAATCCCTGTTTTTAGTTTTGTAAAAGCAAGTTATTCGTATACGGCTGATTATAACTGGCAACGTTCTTCTTCAGCGTTTGCTGATCTTCCGATAGAAAATCCGGATGGATCAATAACAAATTATAATTTGGGGAATACAATCCAGAACGCAAATTCAAATACATTGACTACAACATTTAACATGAATATGTTGTATAAATATTTAGGATTAACGCCTGGAGCAAAATCTTCGAAGGCTGGAGCAAAACCTAAGGCTGCTGCACCACCAAAACCTGGAGAAAAAATTGTTAATACGGCAAAACCGGTAGTAAGTAATAGCCCTTTTTATGATGGCTTGATAGGAATATTAACTAGTGTGAAAAACATTCAGGTAAATTATACTAAAAATAGCGGAACTGTTCTTCCTGGGTATACACCAAGTGTAGGATTCTTTGGAACTTCAAGACCAACACTTGGGTTTGTTTTTGGAAGTCAGGATGATGTGCGATATGAAGCTGCTAAAAATGGATGGTTGACAGATTATCAGGATTTTAATCAAAACTTTACACAGGTAACAAATAAGCTTTTAAAAATAACTGCAAATATTGATTTACTGCCAGATTTAAAAATTGACTTGGCAATGGATCGTGCTTATTCTCAAAACACGTCAGAACAATATAGTGTTGATCCGGTTAGTAGAGAATATTTGCCATTATCTCCATATACTTATGGAATGTTTTCGATTTCGACAGTGTTAATAAAAACTGCTTTTTCTAAAAGTGATGAAACACAATCTGCGGCATTTGATGATTTTAGAAACAATCGTTTGATAATTGCAAATCGTCTTGCAGAAGAACGTTATGGATCAGCTCCAATACCAAGATATGATGTAGCTGATGTTCCGCCGCCACCGGTAGATCCAACGCAGGAAGATCCGTTTAAAAAACAAAGAGAAATTTATGCGTCAAATCAAGGATATCCTATTGGTTATGGCAAAAGTAATCAGGCAGTATTGTTGCCATCTTTCCTTGCGGCTTATACCGGAAGTAATGCATCGAATGTTTCAACCGGAATTTTTAGAGATTTTCCAATCCCAAACTGGAGTATTAAATACAACGGTTTAATGCGTTATAAGTTTTTCAAAGATAAATTCAAGCGATTCTCATTGCAAAATAATTACAGAGCGTCATATACAATAAATCAGTTCAGATCTAATTTTGATTATTCAGAAAATCCGAATGGACAGGATGTTAATACCAATTTTTTCAATAAGACGATCATGTCAAATGTCAATTTGGTAGAGCAGTTTAGTCCGCTTATTCGTGTTGATTTTGAGTTGAAGAGTTCATTGCGTATCCTTACTGAAATCAAGAAAGACAGAGCATTGTCGATGAGTTTTGATAATAATTTGTTGACAGAAGTTAGAGGAATGGAGTATGTTGTAGGAATGGGATATCGTTTTAAAGATGTTATTTTCTCCTCAAGATTAGCAGACAGTCCAACAGGAATTATTAAAAGTGACATCAATATAAAAGCCGATTTTTCTTTTAGAAATAATCAAACATTGGTTCGTTATTTAGATTATGACAATAATCAATTGGCAGCTGGACAGAACATCTGGTCGCTAAAAATGACAGCAGATTATGCGTTTAGTAAAAACCTAACGGCAATATTTTATTACGATCACTCGTTCTCAAAAGCAGTAATTTCAACATCATTTCCATTAACGAATATTAGATCAGGATTTACGCTTAGGTATAATTTCGGAAATTAA
- the ruvA gene encoding Holliday junction branch migration protein RuvA — protein MIAHLQGKLVEKNPTDVVIDCGGVGYQVHISLHTFSLIPNAENIKLYTHLQIKEDAHTLFGFAEKSEREIFRMLLSVSGIGANIARTMLSSIEPRQIINAIASGDVVVIQSIKGIGNKTAQRVILDLKEKVLKLYDLDEVSVVQNNTNRDEALSALEVLGFVRKTSEKVVEKIVKEDPEATVESIIKKALKSL, from the coding sequence ATGATAGCACACTTGCAAGGTAAATTAGTTGAGAAAAACCCTACAGATGTAGTGATTGATTGTGGAGGTGTTGGATATCAAGTACATATCTCTTTACACACCTTCTCATTAATTCCTAATGCAGAGAATATAAAATTGTATACGCATCTTCAAATTAAAGAAGATGCGCATACTTTATTTGGTTTTGCAGAAAAATCAGAACGAGAAATCTTTAGAATGTTGTTATCTGTTTCCGGCATTGGAGCAAATATTGCCAGAACAATGTTGTCTTCAATAGAACCCAGACAAATTATAAATGCTATTGCCTCTGGCGATGTAGTTGTTATACAGTCAATTAAGGGAATTGGGAACAAAACAGCACAAAGAGTTATTCTTGATTTAAAAGAAAAAGTGTTAAAGTTGTACGATTTAGATGAAGTTTCTGTAGTACAAAACAATACAAATAGAGATGAAGCGTTATCTGCTTTGGAAGTTTTAGGTTTTGTTCGAAAAACTTCTGAAAAAGTAGTCGAAAAGATCGTCAAAGAAGATCCGGAAGCTACTGTAGAATCAATCATCAAAAAAGCTTTAAAAAGCTTATAA